One Tolypothrix bouteillei VB521301 DNA window includes the following coding sequences:
- a CDS encoding response regulator, with protein sequence MRILLVEDDEVLVNILLQCLTKQLYVVDTAKDGRIGWEYAVGANYDLILMDVELPKLDGISLCQKLRSQGCLTPILLMTAREASSDRIRGLDAGADDYLIKPLNLEELQARVRALLRRGEVPHTPVLEVGVLQLNPSSCQVTYAGKELVLTPKEYSLLELFMRNPSRVFSRGNIIEHLWTFDDPPQEETVKSHIKGLRQKLKVAGAVDWIENVYGLGYRINPKVVGGVEGIGEMGETRETGETEIAVPCSLSPSVEQQFNEAMGGLWKQYEGLMVERMEVLQKAAVAVAGGTLTVELHQSAQQQAHKLAGVLGMFELETGTQIARQIEELLAENSELLSPQKHQLRSLIQQLTDLLNLNQQPISPVSSIPNSQSPNRLLLIDPNTKFGLELQQLAQSVGMGWQQVTTLKEAKTWLQTTSPDLVVLSIEEVGWRDESLALLLDLAKRTPPIPFVVLATVDALVDRVTAARSGARGFLVKPVTAERVWDISYQILQQHQSQGTNLLVVDDDPVILATLRSMLEPWGIWMTGLENPLDFWEVLQATNPDLLILDVEMPHLNGIELCQAVRTDLNWQGLPILFLTAHRDLETVQQVFAAGADDYVVKPVVGAELMARITNRLERARLLQSFSSKDPLTGLANQFQSSRDLNNLIDRARVNCHLVCLVLLSVTELHQINIQYGHEAGNQVIQRWSRYLQSAFRGGEAIGYWGHGEFVVGISGMTKEEASDRLCDILTDLRQQIFITPEGIRYQAICHFAVVEYPNDGLTVRSLYQVASLKIGVRS encoded by the coding sequence ATGCGAATTTTACTAGTTGAAGATGATGAAGTTTTAGTAAATATTTTATTGCAGTGTCTAACAAAACAACTTTATGTAGTAGATACAGCAAAAGATGGAAGAATTGGTTGGGAGTACGCAGTCGGCGCAAATTATGACCTCATCTTAATGGATGTAGAATTACCAAAGCTAGACGGTATCTCTTTATGTCAGAAACTGCGTTCTCAAGGTTGTTTGACACCAATTTTGTTAATGACAGCGAGAGAAGCAAGCAGCGATCGCATTCGCGGATTAGACGCAGGTGCGGATGATTATCTCATCAAACCCTTAAATTTAGAGGAACTCCAAGCAAGAGTCAGAGCGCTATTACGTCGGGGAGAAGTTCCTCATACCCCAGTACTAGAAGTAGGAGTCTTACAGCTCAATCCAAGTAGTTGTCAGGTAACCTATGCTGGAAAAGAACTCGTACTCACACCTAAAGAATACAGCTTGCTAGAGCTATTTATGCGAAATCCTTCGCGAGTCTTCAGTCGGGGAAACATTATCGAACATCTCTGGACTTTTGACGATCCTCCACAAGAAGAAACCGTCAAATCCCATATCAAAGGTTTGCGACAAAAACTAAAAGTAGCTGGAGCAGTTGATTGGATTGAAAACGTTTACGGCTTGGGCTATCGCATCAATCCAAAGGTTGTGGGGGGGGTAGAGGGGATAGGGGAGATGGGGGAGACAAGGGAGACAGGGGAGACAGAGATTGCGGTTCCTTGCTCCTTATCTCCTTCCGTCGAACAGCAATTTAACGAAGCAATGGGCGGTTTGTGGAAGCAGTATGAAGGGCTGATGGTGGAAAGGATGGAAGTTTTGCAGAAAGCCGCAGTTGCTGTTGCAGGTGGAACGCTTACAGTTGAGTTACACCAGTCAGCACAACAACAAGCCCACAAGCTTGCAGGTGTTCTGGGAATGTTTGAGCTAGAAACTGGTACTCAAATCGCAAGGCAAATTGAGGAATTGTTGGCGGAAAATAGTGAGTTGCTTTCACCCCAAAAACATCAACTGCGATCGCTCATCCAGCAGTTAACAGACTTATTAAATCTCAACCAACAACCCATCTCTCCTGTCTCTTCAATCCCCAATTCCCAATCTCCAAATCGCCTTCTACTCATCGACCCCAATACAAAATTTGGTTTGGAGTTACAACAACTAGCACAATCTGTAGGGATGGGATGGCAACAAGTAACAACTCTTAAGGAAGCGAAAACTTGGTTGCAGACAACATCACCAGACTTAGTAGTTCTCAGTATTGAGGAAGTAGGATGGCGGGATGAGAGTTTGGCATTGTTGCTAGACTTGGCAAAGCGAACTCCTCCCATACCATTTGTTGTACTTGCGACAGTAGATGCTTTAGTGGATAGAGTGACAGCAGCGCGTTCTGGAGCGCGAGGATTTTTAGTAAAACCAGTGACAGCAGAGCGAGTTTGGGATATCTCGTATCAAATATTACAACAGCATCAGTCTCAGGGGACAAATCTACTGGTTGTTGATGACGATCCAGTCATTCTAGCAACACTGCGTTCCATGCTGGAACCTTGGGGTATTTGGATGACCGGGTTAGAGAACCCACTTGATTTTTGGGAAGTGTTGCAAGCAACAAACCCCGATCTCCTGATATTAGATGTAGAGATGCCACATTTAAATGGTATAGAACTTTGCCAAGCTGTTCGCACTGACCTGAATTGGCAAGGATTACCAATTTTATTTTTAACGGCTCATCGAGATTTAGAAACGGTGCAACAAGTGTTTGCGGCTGGAGCAGATGATTATGTGGTTAAACCTGTTGTGGGTGCAGAACTTATGGCTAGAATTACCAATCGCCTGGAACGCGCTCGCCTGCTTCAGTCTTTTTCAAGCAAAGATCCGCTGACCGGGCTGGCAAATCAATTTCAGTCTAGCCGCGATCTCAATAACCTGATCGATCGCGCAAGAGTTAATTGCCATCTTGTTTGTCTGGTGTTACTGAGTGTAACAGAATTACATCAAATTAATATCCAGTACGGTCATGAAGCCGGAAACCAGGTAATACAACGGTGGAGCCGCTATTTACAATCTGCATTTCGAGGTGGCGAAGCGATCGGTTATTGGGGTCATGGAGAATTTGTAGTGGGGATATCTGGAATGACAAAAGAAGAAGCTAGCGATCGCCTCTGTGACATTTTGACAGATCTTCGCCAGCAAATATTTATAACACCAGAGGGAATTCGCTACCAAGCTATCTGCCATTTTGCGGTTGTTGAGTATCCTAATGATGGATTGACAGTGCGATCGCTTTATCAAGTTGCTAGTTTGAAAATAGGGGTTAGGAGCTAG